TCATCGTGTTCGGCTCGGCGATCGGCTCGCGCATGGTCGAGATCGACGGCATCAGCTATGGCGCGTTCATCATTCCGGGCCTGCTGATGCTGTCGTTGCTGAACGAATCGATATCGAATGCCAGTTTCGGCATCTACTTTCCGAAATACACCGGCACGATCTACGAAGTGCTGTCGGCACCGGTATCGGCCTTCGAAATCGTCGTCGCCTATGCCGGCGCCGCGGCAAGCAAGTCGCTGATCCTCGGCACCCTGATACTCGTCACGGCACGCTTCTTCGTGGATTACGACATTGCCCATCCGTTCTGGACCTTCGGCTTCCTGGTGCTGACCTGCGTCACCTTCAGCCTGTTCGGTTTCGTGATCGGCATCTGGGCGGACAGTTTCGAGAAGCTGCAGATCATCCCGCTGATGGTCGTCACGCCGCTGACCTTTCTCGGCGGCAGCTTCTACTCGCTCGACATGCTGCCACCCTTCTGGCAGACAGTGACGCTGTTCAACCCGGTGGTCTACCTGATCAGCGGATTTCGCTGGGCGTTCTACGGCCAGGGCGATGTCAGCGTGGAGATCAGTGTCGGCATGACCTTCCTCTTCATGCTGCTCTGCCTGGCGGCGGTGTGGTGGATATTCCGCACGGGCTACAAGCTGAAGGAGTGATTCAGCGAGGGCCGACGACGCCGGTGCGGGCAAAGCGCCAGGCATCGGCGACTGCGCCATCCAGTCCCGCCCAGATCCAGTGGGGATCACGCAACCCGCCGCCAAGATGTTCCAGCTGCTCGACCAGGCGCTGGTGATCGTTCTGCACGAAGAACCAGGCCGCGGCGTTGACTCGGGCCAGGAAAGTGGTGGCCTTCTCCTCGTGCTGATCGCTGGCCAGTGATCGTTCGTAAGCGGTAATGGTCTCGGCGAGGACAGCCTGGTTCCGCGCGTAAAGCACGGCCGCATCGTCGTCGCCATCGAACATCCAGTGGTATTTCCAGCGCTCGAGGTGTGCCTTCGCGAGCACCATGTGCACGTCGCTGCCCTCAGGCGCGGCACCGGCTCGCTCGCGAGCGAACTCGAACATGGCAGCATGACTGCCACCCCACTTTTCACTCAGGGCGACCGTCATGTGAAGGTGTGCTGCCCAGTTGTCCGGGTCGCGGGCGATTGCCTGTTCGAAACATTGCCAGCGCGACTCCAGGGATTCGCCCCGCCAGGTCGCGACCATCACCAGGTAGGCCCAGGGTGTCGGATCGTCCGGTGACAGGCGTGCCGCTCGTTGCAGGGATTCGTCGCAGGCCTGCAGTTCGGTTTCGAAGTTGTCTGCCTTGCGTCTCGACACCTGGAAACCCCGACCATAACCGCGCGCCAGCCAGGCGCGGCGCAGCTGGCAAGCGCCTAGTACCAGCTGGGCATCGGCAGATTCCGGCTCGCGCCTGGCCCAGGCATCGATGCCCCGCTTCTTTGTCAGGGCGTGTGAACAGGCCAGCGTGAACAGGTAGCGGCCGGCATGCTCGTCGGTCGGCAGGGATTCCATGAAAGGGGGCAGCTCGGCGACACCACCCGCAAGTGCTGCGCGAATGTCACTGCGACCAAAGGCACTGTCATCCAGTCGCTTCTCCCTCAATACGCGAGGCAGGACGACAATGCCCAGCACCAGGCCCAGCAATACAAACAGCAATGCAGGTGACACGATAACTCCGAGTTGCTCCTGAAACGGGTTTGGCGCTGCTTCAGCGCTGGCGAATGGAAGTCGCGAGCAGCTCGCGATCGAAGCCGCTGGGCGCCTGGCCATCGCGAGCATAACGGTAGACAGCGGTCTGGTAGATGACCTGCAGGGCGGATTGCACGATGCCCAGGATCAGCAGGTAGACCGCCGCCAGGACGATACCGCCGATCACGCCATAGCCATTACCCAGGAAGATGCCGCCGAACACCAGCCCGACTGCGGGCAGGCTGAGCACGAAGAACACCAGGCCAAAACCGAGGTTGCCGATGATCTGCTCGCCCCATGACTGCTTCAGCAGTCGACCGGATTCCTTCAGCGCGTCGAACGGACCCCGGTCTTCGACCACCAGCACCGGCACGGCCAGGTAGGATGCGACCGTCCAGGCCAGGCCGATGAGGGCGACCACGATCTTGCCCGCAATTTGCGAACGTTCCTCGATCATCCGCAGGATGAAGCCGACGGTGCCGGCAACCACCGCCCAGGCAAAGACCTTGCCGATGCGATTCATTGCGGCATTCAATCCATCCTTCACGGTCGGGTCACCGCCATCCATGCGAATCATCGCGCAGGCAACAATCGCCGCGTTGAAAAAGATCACGATGAAATAACTCAGGACATAGAACAGGAACAGTCCGAGGTAGACCCAGTTTTCGTTTTCGGGATTGTCTTCAAGCCTTGCGAAGAAGTCGCTGCCGACCAGCGGCGCGATGAAGCTTGCCAGCAACAGCATGGTGAAGATGCCGGAGAGGACAGGAAAGACCATCAACTCCTTGTCCTGCCGCAGCACGGTTGCCGACGACTTCATCATTGCCCAGGTGCGCCCGAACTTGCCCATTTCCAACCCCTTTGTTCTTGTCAGTTGTCCTGCAGGTATCGATAACCGTACCAGGCCACCATGCCCCACAGGCCCAGCCATGAAAATACCGTGATGTAGCTCGCGATGACAGTGTCCTGCTGCAATACGCCCCAGCGCGTGAGCAGATAGGTCCAGTCATGCTGGCCGCCGCCGACCAATGGCAGGATCTGGCTCTGCGCATCACCGAGGTATCGCGCAATGTTCAGGCCGTTCTGGAAAAACCACATGCCGGCGATGGCCACGGAAAACGTATCGCCCTGCCGCCAGAAGACCAGCAACACCACCAGCGGCATCAGCAACTGCCCAAGCGTGCCGCCCAGCCAGCCCATGGTGTTGCCGAAGATGCCGAACAGCAGGTGGCCGAATTCATGGAAAGCGAGATTGACCGAATCGAGTATCGGCAGCCAGTCGGTGAAACTCTGGCTGTAGTACCAGGCCAGCCAGGCGGCAATGGCAGCCAGGCTGCCCAGCCGCAGCTTGCCGGCCGGCGCCCAGTCGGCCTGTCGCCAGCTGGCAAGCAGCTCGGCCAGGCGGCTCATGCCGACACGTCCGGCAGCCGCCACGAGGTCCACGCAGCCGCCAGGCCGACGCCAAGCAGCAACAGCAGCA
The Gammaproteobacteria bacterium genome window above contains:
- a CDS encoding ABC transporter permease, with the translated sequence MNVHAIIAIYKFEMDRTRRTLMESIFSPVLSTSLYFIVFGSAIGSRMVEIDGISYGAFIIPGLLMLSLLNESISNASFGIYFPKYTGTIYEVLSAPVSAFEIVVAYAGAAASKSLILGTLILVTARFFVDYDIAHPFWTFGFLVLTCVTFSLFGFVIGIWADSFEKLQIIPLMVVTPLTFLGGSFYSLDMLPPFWQTVTLFNPVVYLISGFRWAFYGQGDVSVEISVGMTFLFMLLCLAAVWWIFRTGYKLKE
- a CDS encoding DUF6159 family protein; this encodes MGKFGRTWAMMKSSATVLRQDKELMVFPVLSGIFTMLLLASFIAPLVGSDFFARLEDNPENENWVYLGLFLFYVLSYFIVIFFNAAIVACAMIRMDGGDPTVKDGLNAAMNRIGKVFAWAVVAGTVGFILRMIEERSQIAGKIVVALIGLAWTVASYLAVPVLVVEDRGPFDALKESGRLLKQSWGEQIIGNLGFGLVFFVLSLPAVGLVFGGIFLGNGYGVIGGIVLAAVYLLILGIVQSALQVIYQTAVYRYARDGQAPSGFDRELLATSIRQR